One window of Magallana gigas chromosome 2, xbMagGiga1.1, whole genome shotgun sequence genomic DNA carries:
- the LOC105341594 gene encoding C-type mannose receptor 2 → MNKVYPAIVLLSAYLRVAKVAASCSTGWTLNSGNGLCYQFFTTLKNHNEAIDYCYTLDALLATPKDLGEVDFIANNVISAYGQYAWIGLVKRTDGESWKFFDGFTFDSGQESWNLWRTGFPSAGQRCGHLKGEDMNYKFQTSPCDYDYKFVCQKKTTAHVCPSTWFRSPFGSICYKQYGLSSTFQETVNLCNDDGTDILMPRHSGKDMFLSWYFSQNHQYEKVWIGYQEQNNVFSWQSGAKTTFTSWEDGEPDSIEDCAAYALSAGNSYHKWFGLQCSQPAAGYCQDTNFYTWVASTTHESTTYEITTEVTTKVTTGVTTEVTTEATTEVTTEATTEVTTEATTEVTTVVTAEVTSPSVITETTPATSSSFQTTSSSNIITTTVSGSLNNTCACFCLKNHTNITAEELEEKISQIKNNLTVDAKSLTSAIRLLTSAYDPRASSQSIGSVGIAVLVSIGCFLLVLDCVPTNGCIGKKKTFNVN, encoded by the exons ATGAACAAAGTCTACCCCGCAATTGTGCTTCTTTCTGCGTATTTAAGAGTAGCAAAAGTCG CTGCATCGTGTTCTACCGGTTGGACCCTCAACAGTGGCAATGGCCTTTGTTATCAGTTTTTCACGACTTTGAAGAATCACAACGAAGCCATTGACTACTGCTACACTTTAGACGCCCTACTGGCAACACCAAAAGATCTAGGTGAAGTCGATTTTATCGCAAACAACGTGATCAG tgcaTATGGTCAGTATGCATGGATAGGACTTGTTAAGAGAACAGATGGAGAGTCTTGGAAGTTTTTTGATGGGTTTACATTTGATTCAGGACAAGAGTCATGGAATTTATGGAGAACAG GTTTTCCGTCAGCTGGTCAGAGATGTGGACATTTAAAAGGCGAAGAcatgaattataaatttcaaacatcGCCTTGTGATTATGACTATAAATTTGTATGTCAGAAAAAAACAACCGCCCATG TTTGTCCATCAACTTGGTTTCGATCGCCATTTGGATCAATATGTTACAAACAATATGGATTGTCATCTACCTTTCAAGAGACAGTGAATTTGTGCAATGACGATGGGACAGACATTCTGATGCCCCGACACTCGGGGAAAGACATGTTTCTCAGCTGGTATTTCTCTCA AAACCACCAATATGAGAAAGTGTGGATCGGCTATCAAGAACAgaataatgttttttcgtgGCAGTCTGGTGCTAAAACAACATTCACCAGCTGGGAAGACG GAGAACCGGATTCTATCGAAGATTGTGCAGCGTATGCTTTATCAGCTGGAAACTCTTACCATAAATGGTTCGGACTGCAGTGCTCACAACCTGCTGCGGGATACTGTCAGGACACTAACTTCTATACATGGG TTGCCTCCACTACCCATGAAAGCACAACATACGAAATTACTACGGAGGTAACTACGAAAGTAACGACGGGCGTTACAACGGAAGTTACAACAGAGGCTACAACGGAAGTTACAACAGAGGCTACAACGGAAGTTACAACAGAGGCTACAACGGAAGTTACAACAGTAGTTACGGCTGAAGTAACTTCACCCTCTGTTATAACTGAGACAACACCAGCCACCTCCTCCTCATTTCAAACAACGTCAAGCTCAAACATTATAACAACTACCGTTTCTGGATCCTTAAACAACACTTGTGCTTGTTTTTGTCTTAAAAACCATACGAACATCACGGCAGAAGAACTGGAGGAGAAAATATCACAAATCAAGAACAACTTGACCGTTGATGCAAAGTCATTAACGTCTGCTATTCGACTACTGACCAGCGCCTACGATCCTCGGGCCTCGTCACAGAGCATAGGGAGTGTGGGGATAGCAGTCCTTGTATCCATCGGTTGTTTCTTGCTGGTGCTCGATTGTGTTCCTACAAATGGTTGCATAGGGAAAAAGAAGACATTTAATGTAAACTGA
- the LOC105341596 gene encoding cathepsin K isoform X1 has protein sequence MVFKYLLVLVCCVYASYGRLSELFLDKEWEEFKQIHNKVYSKQEENRRRLIWLKNIDKITEHNMEADNGHHSYRLGMNEFGDMTSGEMAAMLNGARGHSVVNGSTFLPPNNLQLPDTVDWSKEGYVTPVKNQGQCGSCWAFSTTGGLEGQHYRKTGKLVSLSEQNLLDCSKENMGCNGGLPQKAYKYIKENGGIDTEESYPYLAKKETCSFRPSEVGATCTGFVQVTAGDELALKKAVASVGPITVCIDASQPSFQLYKGGVYDEQSCNPIVFDHAVLIVGYGVYQGKDYWLVKNSWGTSWGMDGYIMMSRNQNNQCGIANHAVYPTV, from the exons ATG GTGTTTAAATACCTGTTGGTATTAGTGTGTTGTGTGTACGCTAGCTATGGTCGACTTTCCGAGCTCTTCCTGGATAAAGAATGGGAAGAATTCAAGCAAATTCACAACAAAGTATACTCAAAGCAAGAGGAAAACAGGAG GAGACTGATTTGGTTAaagaatattgataaaatcacTGAACACAATATGGAGGCTGACAATGGTCACCACAGCTACAGACTCGGGATGAACGAGTTCGGGGATATG ACAAGTGGAGAAATGGCAGCGATGTTGAACGGAGCGAGAGGACACAGTGTTGTCAATGGCAGCACATTTCTCCCGCCAAACAATCTGCAGCTACCAGACACAGTGGACTGGTCAAAGGAAGGTTACGTAACTCCCGTCAAAAACCAG ggGCAGTGTGGATCCTGTTGGGCTTTTTCGACCACTGGAGGACTGGAAGGGCAACATTACCGAAAAACAGGAAAATTGGTGTCTCTATCAGAGCAAAACCTTCTTGATTGTAGTAAAG AAAACATGGGATGTAACGGAGGACTTCCACAGAAAGCCTACaaatacataaaagaaaacGGAGGAATTGATACAGAGGAATCTTATCCCTATCTTGCAAAG AAAGAAACCTGCTCATTTCGTCCGTCGGAAGTCGGGGCTACCTGCACTGGTTTCGTCCAAGTAACTGCTGGTGACGAGCTGGCCCTTAAGAAAGCAGTGGCCAGTGTGGGTCCTATCACGGTGTGTATTGACGCCAGTCAACCCTCGTTCCAGCTGTACAAGGGAGGGGTGTATGACGAGCAATCCTGCAATCCAATCGTGTTTGACCACGCTGTCCTGATTGTTGGGTACGGAGTGTATCAAGGCAAGGACTACTGGCTGGTCAAGAACAG CTGGGGAACGTCTTGGGGAATGGATGGCTACATCATGATGTCTCGAAACCAAAATAACCAATGTGGAATTGCTAACCATGCCGTTTATCCTACTGTGTAG
- the LOC105341596 gene encoding cathepsin K isoform X2 encodes MVFKYLLVLVCCVYASYGRLSELFLDKEWEEFKQIHNKVYSKQEENRRRLIWLKNIDKITEHNMEADNGHHSYRLGMNEFGDMTSGEMAAMLNGARGHSVVNGSTFLPPNNLQLPDTVDWSKEGYVTPVKNQGQCGSCWAFSTTGGLEGQHYRKTGKLVSLSEQNLLDCSKENMGCNGGLPQKAYKYIKENGGIDTEESYPYLAKKETCSFRPSEVGATCTGFVQVTAGDELALKKAVASVGPITVCIDASQPSFQLYKGGVYDEQSCNPIVFDHAVLIVGYGVYQGKDYWLVKNSWGTSWGMDGYIMMSRNQNNQCGIANHAVYPTV; translated from the exons GTGTTTAAATACCTGTTGGTATTAGTGTGTTGTGTGTACGCTAGCTATGGTCGACTTTCCGAGCTCTTCCTGGATAAAGAATGGGAAGAATTCAAGCAAATTCACAACAAAGTATACTCAAAGCAAGAGGAAAACAGGAG GAGACTGATTTGGTTAaagaatattgataaaatcacTGAACACAATATGGAGGCTGACAATGGTCACCACAGCTACAGACTCGGGATGAACGAGTTCGGGGATATG ACAAGTGGAGAAATGGCAGCGATGTTGAACGGAGCGAGAGGACACAGTGTTGTCAATGGCAGCACATTTCTCCCGCCAAACAATCTGCAGCTACCAGACACAGTGGACTGGTCAAAGGAAGGTTACGTAACTCCCGTCAAAAACCAG ggGCAGTGTGGATCCTGTTGGGCTTTTTCGACCACTGGAGGACTGGAAGGGCAACATTACCGAAAAACAGGAAAATTGGTGTCTCTATCAGAGCAAAACCTTCTTGATTGTAGTAAAG AAAACATGGGATGTAACGGAGGACTTCCACAGAAAGCCTACaaatacataaaagaaaacGGAGGAATTGATACAGAGGAATCTTATCCCTATCTTGCAAAG AAAGAAACCTGCTCATTTCGTCCGTCGGAAGTCGGGGCTACCTGCACTGGTTTCGTCCAAGTAACTGCTGGTGACGAGCTGGCCCTTAAGAAAGCAGTGGCCAGTGTGGGTCCTATCACGGTGTGTATTGACGCCAGTCAACCCTCGTTCCAGCTGTACAAGGGAGGGGTGTATGACGAGCAATCCTGCAATCCAATCGTGTTTGACCACGCTGTCCTGATTGTTGGGTACGGAGTGTATCAAGGCAAGGACTACTGGCTGGTCAAGAACAG CTGGGGAACGTCTTGGGGAATGGATGGCTACATCATGATGTCTCGAAACCAAAATAACCAATGTGGAATTGCTAACCATGCCGTTTATCCTACTGTGTAG